TGAACGATTCGCACACGCCGAGAAGCGTTCTGCAGAGGAGAAAAGTTGAACTTGATTGCGTAGCACCGTGACAGCAGATAACGACACCCCATGCTATGACTGCGCATCCCAGGGTCTTGGACAGTGGGAACCTTTGAAGCAGCATACTTGCCGGATAGCAAAAACCCAAGTACCCTAAGTAGAAACTACTACCGACCCACGAGTATGTTCGAGAACTCATATTGAGGTCTGTCCTGAGGCCAGTAATGGAGGCATAGGAATTTGTGGATTTATCCATTAACTGACAGGACATAAGGATGCACATCATCGGCAAGATGTACCAGTCAATTTTCCTCACAACctttttctcaaactctgGATCCAAAACAACTCCGTCTGTTTCCAGTGCATATCCAAATCCTTGGTCGACATCCTGCAGCTCTTCCGGGGACAGAACACTGGTCACGACGAGATTCTTGGACGAATCAACAGCTTTCTCTGAAACCATGATGAGGACTAACTAAAGAAGGGAGTGGCAGATTTATTGGCTTTCATATCCCCCAATTTATCTGATTTCGAGTTTATCTATTGCCAGCGATATCTTATCTCGCATATCCGCTTTCCAATCTTTGGGCGGAAATTTACCGAATGTGGCAAGCCAAGTCACCTGATATGGATTTTCGGAGTATTAACCAAATTAGGTTATGCGATGTTGTATATATTCTAAATCTAAAGTACAGAGGTGCGCACATTTGCAAGAAATATACAAACCTCATAatggttgaaaaagactCTCCAATCGTAATTGTTGGCGCTGGTGTGTTTGGTCTGTCCAATGCGCTTCACCTCGCCAGCAACGGATACAAAAACATCACCGTGTTCGATAGACTGGACTTCGACGCCAACGCTTACACTTTGCTTAAGGGAGCCGATACTGCCTCGGCAGACATTAACAAGGTGTTTAGAGCTCAGTATGCTGAAAAGAAACACTACCAGGACCTTGCATTCCAGGCGTTCGAAATTTGGCAGAAGTGGAACAACGAGATCAGATTCATTCCTCCTGAAGAAGCAAGGAAGTATACCGATCTTCAAATCCTCGATCTATGCGGTATGTTGAGGCTTGACGATATTGTTGGCTGGGAAGAAAAGGCCAGCAGAACAAATTTTGAGAAGGAAGGGATTGCTCCTCTCAGATACGACATCAACGATCCTGTAGATGTGAAGAGAGCCAATGCTGCAGGATTTGGATCAAAGGTAAAATTTGCCCTTgatttgaaggaaaaaattCCAAGTCTGGAAGGTGCACTGGATACCACCTCTGGCGTGTTGTATGCTTCGAGGGCTTGTCAGTATGCCAAGTACTTATGCACCCAGCTAGGTGTTAAATTTGTCTTTGGAGAGAAGGCTGGTACCTTCAAGGAATACATCTACAAGGACGACAAAAAGACCGTTCACGGTGGAATCATTACCAACGACGGGAAAAAACACTATGCTGACTTGACGGTTATTAATTGTGGTCCATGGTCTACTTTGCTTGTCCCAGAGCTCGACGGCATGAACGAGGCTGCTTCAGGTAATGTCATCATCTTCAAGATCCCTGAGGATCGGGTTGATCTCAAGGCCAAATATAACAGCAAGGTCTTCCCTATGGTgggctggaaaacaggCCATtcaagagaaaaagaatatATGGGAGGTATGTTCATGTTCCCAATGATGGAGCCAGAAGGGTACATGAAGATGATTGTTAGACAGACCAAGTACACCAACCCTGTTAAGTTGGAGAATGGCAGAGTTGTGTCGATTCCTAAGACCTCCAATAGCAACCCTCCCACCAAAATGCTTACGCGTCACATCATCCGCCAAGTTGACGAATGGctcaagctgtttttccCTGACTTGTATGAGGCAAAGTTGGAATATGAAAGCAGACTGCTTTGGTATACCGACACTATAGACAACGACTACATTTATGATTTCGTCCCGGGAAAAAAAGGCCTTTTTGTTGCCTGTGGAGGATCAGGGCACGCATTCAAGATGCTGCCTGTTCTGGGACAGTTCTTGGTCGATAAAGTCGAGGGCCGTGAAAACTTCTACACTAAACTGTTCAAATGGAGATCACTTTCAGGAACCGAAAAGGATCCCAATGGACTGAGAGAAGGCTTGGCCACAAAAAGAAACTACAACCAGCAGGAGCTTTCTACGGAGACAGATCTTAGATTTGGAGACTCTTTTTCAAGGACACCAAAACTTTAGATTAATTTATATAAATTGCAAACCTTAAGCTGTAAACTTGTCATAGCCAGTCAGGACAAATCTATATCTAACATCTCCTGCATGGCATCTCTCAAGAGCTTCTTTGATACCACTCTCGGAAATCGGGAGACGTTCCGTCCAGGCAGTGagatttttttcagcggCAAGCTTCAGCATCTCGAGCATTTGCGGTCTGTTTCCTAAATGAGAAGAGCCAAAAAAGACTCCTCCTCTCATGAACGGCATTGCACTGACAGTGAATGGCTCCTCAGGCAGCCCAACAGAAATCATTTTTCCATGAACTCTCAGACAAGATAGATAACCAGCCAGATCAAAGTTCTGAGCTGAGTTGCCGCAAGAGACAATTAGGTCGAGTTTCTTCGCATACTTCTCTGCCCAGTCCTTCTCCTCGTAGGTAGCAATATAGTAATCGCTTCCCAGCTTTTTCGCGtcttctgctttcttgCTCGTACGCGAAAATGTGTACACCTCGGCTCCCAGCGCTTTTGCAAACATAATCGCGAAATGACCCAGCCCGCCAATTCCAACAATTCCTACCTTTTTTCCAGGGCCGCATCCATTTTCAACCAGAGGAGCATACGTGGTGATGCCCGCACAAAGCATAGGTGCCGCATCTTCCGTTTTCAGGCCATCTGGAATTGGGAAAACAAAGTACTCATGGGCACGAATGTGCGACGAGTAGCCTCCGTAGGCCATCGATCCATCAGCATATAGAGAATTGTAAGTACTGACTCTCTTTGGGCAGTAATTCTCGTGATCTTCCTTACACGTCTCGCAATCGAGGCAGGAATAGATTTGAGCACCCACACCAACTCGATCACCAACCTTAACGGTGCTGACTTTATCTCCAACCTTTATAACTTCACCAATAATTTCATGACCGGGAATGACTGGCAGCATAGGCTGACTCCAGCCTCCCTTGACTGTGTGAACATCTGACCCGCAGACTCCGCATGCAAGAATGCGAATGTCAACATCGTATTCCTCAAACGGCTTGGGCTTGAAGTCAATCTTGGACACTGTAGACCACTTCGAAGTGTCTGTCACAGCAAATCCTTCAAAAGTCTCCGGATACATAATATACTGGTAAGTATTATCCTAAGTAATAATATTTATTCTTACCCAGTGCCGTTTTGTACCGAATCAAGAAATTGCCGAATGCGGAATAGCTTCGGAGTTTTCAGattttgcatttttcaagatAAGGTTTTATATACGATTCCTCTAGCAGGATAATCAATATAGCTTCCTCTTCACATGGGTGTTCTGTAATGTAAAGTCGATTTCTGGTTATTATTACTCATTTTCTAGATCACCTTCCACTGAGGTCCAAAACCTGGGATGCTAAAGTCAGGTGGCTAAAGATCGATAGTCTCGATTGAATGAAAAACTGAAGTTTGGTAATATGCGATTTAATtgtttcttcctcctgctgtttggaGGCCATCTGATTCAAGAGTAAAAAAAAGCTCGAAATAGTAGCAAAGTTAAATCTAGCCCATGAATACCAGAAGGAATCAAAATGGTATGGCCGGAGCCGTCCAAGTATATCCAATATTTCCGCAGACAGCAAAATGCTCCGTTGTTTCGCCTCTTTTGATATCGATTGGTGTTTGCCGACGTCATTCGTGGTTTCCGAtttctcctgctcccaTAACAAGATTCGATGAAGCACTGATTTATATATTGTCGCCTTGGCAGTCACACTAGCTATCACTAATGCAGCAACCGGGGAGTCAGGGTATACACTGTTTTCCAGCCTAAAATAATCGAAGTGTTTGGTTTCAAATTCTGAGATTAATTGCAAATGAACATCAGCTTTTTTATACGCTGATTCAAGAGAAGTATTCTGATCAGCTTCACTAGCGTAACCGTCCATGAGTTTTGTCAATTCCGCCATCAAGCAGAACAACTTGTTACTATAGCGTCTTTGTTCGTTGTTCTCAGATAGAGTCTCATTTTCAAAGTCGGATTCTGTGAGCGGGTACACATTCCAGTCTGTTCTGGAAATATGACTTCTGCGGCCAAGAGAAAATGAGAACCATTTTTCCTGAATATAGAGTGTCCACCAAAGACGCCTCCTGATTCTTTTTTCCCAAACAGAAATGTTCCATTGTGTGCAGTCAAGATTGATTCCCATGGACTGTGCAAAAGTGTATGCTACACTCAGGATTGCAAGCTCGAGTGTGCCATCAATGCCAAACCCTTTCAGATATAGTTTTTGCGACAAAAGCAGGCTGGATTGAATAGCTGCGAGAGATGGTTTAGAGGCTTCGGTAAGTATTGATTGTGTGACTTGCTGGACGACTGGATCCACGTTAGGCCGCTCCATAAGCGTCAATTTTGGATCTCTTTGCCAGCTATCGGTTGCCAGAATTAGAGCTGTCAAAAGTAGAAAGCAAGATCTGTTTTGATTGATGCGCTTTTGGAATTCGGTTGCAGATACCACAGGAAAGTGTGCGTTAATGTGTTTCAAAAATAGCTCAAATAGATTGGATGTATGCGGATAAAACGTCTCTATTTTCAATCCATTATCGTTTGACTCACTTCTAGATCCATCCTCAATTGTTATCTGCATCTGGGGTTGACAAGAAGTCTCAAGGGTTTTTAGATGCAACTTTTGAGACTCTGAACTAGGCAAGGCTGCACTTTTGTGTAGCAAAAAAGGATCTAAGTAGCCACTATGATATAGATACACGAATTGGCTTTCACATTTGTCGTTTTTAGTCTCATCTTCAGTCAGAAGCGTCATCGTGGTGTTCAGGCCTGGCATGGGCACCAAATTAGAGATCTTGCCTAAAATGCCGCGATCATCTTTATCTTCTGTACTCTCGACAGAAACTTCGTTAGCTTCTTTATCTGAATTTCGAGTTGGAGCAATATCCGATAAGGAAGTGGAAAAACTAGTGTAGCTTGACCGTTCTGGAGCGTTGGAAGAGAATTCTCCTGAAGAATCTATATCATCCATTTTGTCACCTGTTTTGTGACCTGCAACAGGACCTTCAGAGTCCACAAAATAGACAGTCTCTGTGGCCCTTAATATTTGTTTCACCTTATGTCTATTAATTGGGGGCACCTTGTCGGTGAACTCACAGCTTACGTTCATCCGCGCACACAGCTGGCAAGGTCCATGATGTTCAATAATACATCTTGATTTGCGCTTACGACACCTATCACAAGGCctaatttttcttgatttgTACGGTCTTGAATCTGATCCCATTTTCTTCCCACTTTTACCCACTTTTTTCAAatcatatttttttatatcGAACATCCGTAAATCTTTAAAGCTTACTTTTGGCTGACTTGACCAGCTCTACAACTTTCTGGCCTGCACCCCAGCTCATCTCATAGCCAGAGCCGCCAAAGCCATAACAGTGGACGACTTCGGTACCGTCGACCACTTCTCTTTCGATTCTCACACCTCCGTGCCGTGCAGGCCTGAATCCAACATTGATACGTTTGATTTGGAATTCTCCGTCGATCAAAAGCTCCGGAAACCATTTTTTACCGTTCTCGATCAGCTTTTGGGTGTCCGCATCTCTGACCTGTGGATACAGGTCTCCGACCTGTTTTGTACCTCCCACGATCACACCCCCGTCCAATGGACGAGGAATGACAAAGCAGAAAGAACCGTCTTCCAGTTGATAGGTCACAGTCTCACTATTGTAAGGACAGTCCTTTGGGCTTTTCACCAATAGCGTTTGGCCCCTGATCGGGTACGTGGCTGGATCATAACCCCCATAATATGTTAAACCTCGTCCTGAACAGTTCACAATGGTGGCACCTGGAAACAACTCCGCAACCTGTTGCAAAGAACCAAGGCTTTCTTGCACGATTTTCACCTTATAGTACATCTCGAGCCTACGCTCTAAAAATTGGATGTACATAGGAGAATTCATGCACCACGCATTGTATGTGGCACCAAACTTGATTCCATTAGGGAGGGCCGACTTTGGAAGAACCTTGAAATTTTCAATGCCTTCTGCATATCCTGCACTGACATTTTCGTATAGCGGATCGTCGCGTTCTATAAAATCCGTTCCTGGCATGAATCGGATAGAGCTTTCGGGGAAGGTGGTagcaagtttcttgaaAACCTGGAAAGTGGACCTGGTAAGTTTGGAGTCTCTGTATTCTTCTGGTGTCTTAGCAGGAAATGGTCTGAAGTGAGCACCTGCCCATGGAGAAGTGTACTGCGAGTCTGCTATCGAGGTCGAAGGCAGGTGTTTGGCAACAATTGTGACATCGTATCCTTCTTCAGCCAACTGGTAGGCACAGGTCAGGCCAACGACACCGGCACCAACAACCACTATAGATTTAGTCATGACGAAAAGTGAGAAGATTAGATAAGAtgagtttttttttttcatttaTTCCGACTGCGGGCAATGGGGGAGTAAAAACGGGCAATTCTCCGACCGAAAATGGTTAATTGAATTTATCTTGCCCGAACCGACTTCGAAACTCACATTTCGTTGATACGCCTAATCTCCATGTCATCTCAGTGTTCTATTTCGTGCGGGTAATTCGTAATCCCGTCAAGCTGTTTAGGCCGAGCTTTGCAATGTAAGGattgagaaaaagctcagTGGTGGCTCCAAATAGTGCTGTTCTGAATCTAAATACTTTTGCAAACTCTTCAAGGTGGACTAGAACGTAAAGCATTGTTTCAACCTTGCACTCCGTCGATACAGCGTTTCCGTACCAACTTACCCTATACGCTTTTAGAATCATCCAAAAGCCCCTTGGACGGGAGATCTGCTCCCAACTGCCGTGCATCGAGAAGTGTGTTGCGTACCAAAGTGCACAGAGCGGGAGTTTGATGAAATAATTAAGCCTAGCGGTGACTATGTCATCTAGTATGAGAGACCAGAGGACGCTCATCGATTACCTCTAGATAAGTGGAACAGCAACTTAATACTATCGCACCAAAAAGACAAATCTCTAACAATGAATACCGGACTGTACCTACAGTAAAGTTGCATGGAACAACCAAGAAGCAATAAATTGGTGCTCGAAGAAACGCGAAAACTCATTACCCACCACATAAACCAAcaccaaaaaattcatCCACAGCTTTTGGACCATAATATGGCATGGGACAACGTTCGTATTCTACTCTAAACCGATAGAGGCCCATTTCCCGTATAAACAAGTCTGGTGGCTGGTGATTGAAGAGAGTTGAATACAAACTTATGACAACTTCGTTTGATTCTCTCCTTTCAATGAAATGGATAATTGAAACAAAATGGTTGCAATCGAGGAccaaaagaaacaaaatatttttgagATTGTGTGGACTCGAATTTGGTTTCGGTGCTTTCTTGGTAGGGGAATCGATTGCACGTATGCGAAGGAATCACTCGGCTTCCCGGCCTTTTCTGGCGTGACCTCTGTGGATAGAAGCATCCACGGGAGAGCCAGAATAAAAAATCCTCAATTGGAATACATTTATCAGCCACAAGGGTGATAAACTGCTGTCAAGTGCAGATTTTCCTTTGGGCACTGAAATCCTACCAGTTTTTGGCCTGCAATATGGAATTCAGAAATGTGTTCGCCGTTCAGATCTTTCAGATGACAATTTAAACTTTGAGTATGACTGCAAGCTATTTTGGTAGTGATGCATAATTACCGGTGCTTAAAATTCCCTAGCACATTTCCCCACAGAGAGCTTCTAAGCGCATTGAATTATCAAATTTCACGATCATCAGATTAGCGGAATGGTGGCCTTGCCCTTCTTGAAGCGAAAGCCCAGGATCACCAATCAGCTATTTACCACATAAAACACTATGTCTAGCTTGTTGGATCGGGCAACATTTCTAGTGGAGAAACTTGTGGCTGAACATGTGGCTAAGGGTGACAGCCTGGTGGTGTGATGTGGTCTCTGCCGCTGTGCAGCACTACAGCCGACTGATCTCGGTAATCAAGCTGAGTCGGCATCTAgaggtttttcagcataAAAATAAAGCTACGGAAACGGTCTGGCTCTCGAACCCTCAGCCGACTGGATCTTTAATTTTGTGTGCCAGAAATCAGTGCGGATAAGTTATATGCTTGCAAGTTGCCGAATAAGTGCTGCCTGAGAACCCAGCACGCACTTCCTGAAATCGAGCTGTAGGGCATTCGCTTGAGCGACCTACAACCGTCAATTTCAGGTATGATCGACAGGTATCCCAAGCTTGCCTCAAAGACTGTTGATTATGTCGTCTGTGTCGTAATCTGTCTCTACCAGTGCACAATCCAAGGTGCTCCAACGGCACATAGTTTTAAAGAGCATGAGAAACATGATCTGATTATCTGGTAGCATGCTGGCCAATTACGAGACGAATAACAAATTGTAACAGAAAGACTCACAAATGCAATTCCAAAGTACTCCTCTTGGATTGTCGTCGGGAccatttgcaaaacagacTGCACCAGTCAATAAGTGCAAGACAGAATAGCTTTTAAGCGTGTGGACTGGGTGGCTTATGTCCGAACCGCTACAAAGTGCGTAATTCAGTGCCAGTTACCTTTGGCAAAACTACTAATCTAATGGAGTTGGACACTGTTTGCAACACCGCACTCACCTAGCTCCAAGGAATGCAGATAGAACGCACAAAGATAAGTTTGGACCACTAACACTAGCTCTACAAGTTACTAGAGGGAAGAAGCTGAGTCGTAGCCATGCTGTGAAGGGGATACTTTAACACTTATTGGCGAATGGCGCTTGTCGCTGTGAAATGCCACTTTGATGCCCACCAGAATGGTTGGGAGAACAGGTAGGAAATCACTCAAAAGCCCGCTGAATTCTGCTGGGAAAGTTTACTGAGAGTGGGGCCAAGCGCGGATTCAAAATAGGTAGCCTAACCGAGGAAAAGCACCATTGCAATCACCGGTATTAGCAGGCTCTTCTCTATAGCAACTCTATGGACACTAGAAGTTGCTGAGGGGAAATTTGAGGTTCGTATTACTTGGGACACTTTCCTTGGCATAAGAGCAGATGTGTCACGCAAAAATGGAACCCAATTGATTTCCATTACTTTAGCGTGTTTCAGCACAGTCCTCTAACGCGTGATGCAAAC
This window of the Ogataea parapolymorpha DL-1 chromosome VII, whole genome shotgun sequence genome carries:
- a CDS encoding Glycine/D-amino acid oxidases (deaminating), translated to MVEKDSPIVIVGAGVFGLSNALHLASNGYKNITVFDRLDFDANAYTLLKGADTASADINKVFRAQYAEKKHYQDLAFQAFEIWQKWNNEIRFIPPEEARKYTDLQILDLCGMLRLDDIVGWEEKASRTNFEKEGIAPLRYDINDPVDVKRANAAGFGSKVKFALDLKEKIPSLEGALDTTSGVLYASRACQYAKYLCTQLGVKFVFGEKAGTFKEYIYKDDKKTVHGGIITNDGKKHYADLTVINCGPWSTLLVPELDGMNEAASGNVIIFKIPEDRVDLKAKYNSKVFPMVGWKTGHSREKEYMGGMFMFPMMEPEGYMKMIVRQTKYTNPVKLENGRVVSIPKTSNSNPPTKMLTRHIIRQVDEWLKLFFPDLYEAKLEYESRLLWYTDTIDNDYIYDFVPGKKGLFVACGGSGHAFKMLPVLGQFLVDKVEGRENFYTKLFKWRSLSGTEKDPNGLREGLATKRNYNQQELSTETDLRFGDSFSRTPKL
- a CDS encoding NADP-dependent alcohol dehydrogenase 6, which codes for MYPETFEGFAVTDTSKWSTVSKIDFKPKPFEEYDVDIRILACGVCGSDVHTVKGGWSQPMLPVIPGHEIIGEVIKVGDKVSTVKVGDRVGVGAQIYSCLDCETCKEDHENYCPKRVSTYNSLYADGSMAYGGYSSHIRAHEYFVFPIPDGLKTEDAAPMLCAGITTYAPLVENGCGPGKKVGIVGIGGLGHFAIMFAKALGAEVYTFSRTSKKAEDAKKLGSDYYIATYEEKDWAEKYAKKLDLIVSCGNSAQNFDLAGYLSCLRVHGKMISVGLPEEPFTVSAMPFMRGGVFFGSSHLGNRPQMLEMLKLAAEKNLTAWTERLPISESGIKEALERCHAGDVRYRFVLTGYDKFTA
- a CDS encoding D-aninoacid oxidase, FAD dependent oxidoreductase; the protein is MTKSIVVVGAGVVGLTCAYQLAEEGYDVTIVAKHLPSTSIADSQYTSPWAGAHFRPFPAKTPEEYRDSKLTRSTFQVFKKLATTFPESSIRFMPGTDFIERDDPLYENVSAGYAEGIENFKVLPKSALPNGIKFGATYNAWCMNSPMYIQFLERRLEMYYKVKIVQESLGSLQQVAELFPGATIVNCSGRGLTYYGGYDPATYPIRGQTLLVKSPKDCPYNSETVTYQLEDGSFCFVIPRPLDGGVIVGGTKQVGDLYPQVRDADTQKLIENGKKWFPELLIDGEFQIKRINVGFRPARHGGVRIEREVVDGTEVVHCYGFGGSGYEMSWGAGQKVVELVKSAKSKL